A stretch of the Archangium violaceum genome encodes the following:
- a CDS encoding TetR/AcrR family transcriptional regulator, which produces MMGNKTDDELPRSLEVLWGRTDRRQRGPPQALSLERIVAAAIEIADAEGLHALSMAHLAERLGCATMSLYRHVASKDDLLVFMMDAAPGKPPVIDVAVDGWRGGLERWARELRSVYYRHPWILQVTIGRPPLEPGQLAWLDRGLRTLAGTGLSPNEKLGVILLVLNYVRGEAQIQAGLLRTNEHSSQSSREAQAWYGRTLARLIDAERFPALAELSAAGSFDPGDDSDDGAADFDFGLARILDGVGMRVRVR; this is translated from the coding sequence ATGATGGGCAACAAGACCGACGACGAACTTCCGCGCAGTCTGGAGGTGCTCTGGGGGCGGACCGACCGGCGCCAGCGCGGACCCCCACAGGCGCTCAGCTTGGAGCGCATCGTCGCCGCGGCCATCGAGATCGCCGACGCTGAAGGCCTTCACGCGCTGTCCATGGCCCACCTCGCCGAGCGGCTTGGTTGCGCCACCATGTCCCTCTACCGGCATGTCGCGAGCAAGGACGATCTCCTGGTCTTCATGATGGATGCCGCGCCAGGGAAGCCGCCCGTCATCGATGTCGCGGTTGACGGTTGGCGCGGCGGGCTGGAGCGCTGGGCCCGGGAACTGCGGTCGGTCTACTACCGGCACCCCTGGATATTGCAGGTCACCATCGGCCGGCCACCGTTGGAACCGGGCCAGCTCGCCTGGCTCGATCGTGGCCTACGCACCCTGGCCGGTACCGGCCTGAGCCCGAACGAGAAGCTGGGGGTGATACTCCTGGTCCTCAACTACGTTCGCGGTGAGGCGCAGATCCAGGCGGGGCTGCTGCGGACGAACGAGCATTCCTCCCAGAGCAGCCGGGAGGCGCAGGCCTGGTATGGCCGGACGCTGGCCAGGTTGATCGACGCCGAGCGCTTTCCCGCGCTGGCTGAGCTTTCCGCTGCTGGCTCCTTCGATCCGGGTGACGACAGTGACGACGGAGCCGCCGACTTCGACTTCGGGTTGGCGCGTATCCTCGACGGTGTCGGGATGCGCGTTCGCGTCCGCTAG